One window of the Staphylococcus equorum genome contains the following:
- the liaF gene encoding cell wall-active antibiotics response protein LiaF translates to MTHKYISTEMLIVFTTLLIIANFYYIFFEKIGFLLVLLLGCILAYVGYLYFHKIRGLLSFWIGALLIAFTLLSNKYTIIILFIFLIMLIIRYIIYRFKPFKVVATDEAVESPNFIKQKWFGEQRTPVYVYKWEDLQVQHGIGDIHIDMSKAANIKENNTVVIRHIIGKVQIIVPLNYNIILNFTALYGNAYVNETSYKVENNNIKIVEETKEENYAVNIYVSTLIGDIEVIYK, encoded by the coding sequence ATGACTCATAAATATATATCGACTGAGATGTTAATTGTTTTTACAACATTATTGATTATTGCCAATTTTTATTATATATTCTTTGAAAAAATTGGTTTCCTACTCGTGTTATTACTTGGCTGTATCTTAGCCTATGTCGGTTATTTGTATTTCCATAAAATACGGGGACTTTTATCATTTTGGATTGGTGCTTTGTTGATTGCATTCACTTTATTATCCAACAAATACACAATTATCATTTTATTTATCTTTTTAATAATGCTAATTATAAGATATATTATTTATAGGTTTAAACCATTTAAAGTAGTCGCTACAGATGAAGCAGTTGAGTCCCCAAACTTCATTAAACAAAAATGGTTTGGAGAGCAACGCACACCAGTATATGTATATAAATGGGAAGACTTACAAGTGCAACATGGCATAGGTGATATTCATATAGATATGTCTAAAGCTGCTAATATTAAAGAAAATAATACTGTAGTGATACGACATATTATAGGTAAAGTACAAATTATTGTACCTTTAAATTATAATATTATTTTAAACTTCACTGCCTTGTATGGGAATGCTTATGTTAATGAAACTTCTTATAAAGTAGAAAATAATAACATTAAAATCGTGGAAGAAACGAAAGAAGAAAACTATGCTGTAAACATTTATGTTTCGACGCTAATTGGCGATATTGAGGTGATTTATAAATGA